The sequence below is a genomic window from Massilia oculi.
CGTGCAGGCGCAGGTTGGCATCGCGGATACGCGCGCTGAAAGAACGCTTTTCGAGTGCGGCGGTTGCCTGTTCGAGGCAGGCGGACAAGGGAAACGCCAGTTCCGCATCCAGGCCGTCGGCCGCGGATTTGGTCGCCTGCCAGCAGGCCCTGAGCTGCGGCACAAGCGCTTCGCCGGCGGCGCTGAGACGCACCACGCGCTGTCTGCCGTCTTCGCCGCAGGCGGCCACCGTCAACAGACCCTTTTTGACCATCAAGGCCACCGTCTGGGTGGCGGCGGGCTGCGTGATCTTGCCGAGGGTCGCCAACTCTCCGATCGTCGCGCTCGGCCGCTCGGCTAGCACCCGCATCACTGGGGTGTAGCGCGGCCGGTAATCCAGCCCCGCGTCTACATAGGCCTGCTCGACCGCGCCATCGAGCAGTTCAATCAAATGTCGTAATTGCGTGCCAAGGCCAGGTTTCATGAAGGCATAATATCATGCCTTATATAAGTTCTTATATAAATATGATCTGCTCGGCAGAGCCGATCTCCTCAGCTCTGGTCAGCGACTCAAGTTGATGTGCGCAGATGA
It includes:
- a CDS encoding MarR family winged helix-turn-helix transcriptional regulator — translated: MKPGLGTQLRHLIELLDGAVEQAYVDAGLDYRPRYTPVMRVLAERPSATIGELATLGKITQPAATQTVALMVKKGLLTVAACGEDGRQRVVRLSAAGEALVPQLRACWQATKSAADGLDAELAFPLSACLEQATAALEKRSFSARIRDANLRLHDGQPPKPIR